One window from the genome of Aricia agestis chromosome 22, ilAriAges1.1, whole genome shotgun sequence encodes:
- the LOC121738270 gene encoding transmembrane channel-like protein 7: MSGGKGKRSKRHEGWEEAGGEFYQELYPGGEQELFENLQRADTTKLATLLPSKQARNTTTVKRVRSQNERRQSTFARTTQSRDIHLSMLPDLSENLSNEERTWEEIMQIKAMPVPMHQKLELKARLQNATKLRLQGFEQLQWKQRKIWHRFRIRLGEIMGKLELWQSALREIEGKFGTGVVAYFLFLRWMLLLNFAISIFVVLFLILPNVLLVERVEECTDFLENSTICCSQTYFERNLTDNNIALDFIQGTGWMEKTILFYGVYSNQIYEYHLKGLFSKEMYYNMPMAYILVPISWALFSLIAIVKSSARGFKEKLVESEGQFYKYCNLVFGGWDFCIHNDKSAKIKHKALYNEVKGCLEEEKYKEEKQQRSREGAIFLQIKRIFINLLVLIILIASGILIYITYNYSMDQLNNEFNVNRTEEFLYKDDKLSFTQLQNTLLEFLPFLSIVGLNLVIPEVFGYMIRFENYTPANAIIISLLRTVLLRLSSLAVLLSQMYIQITSPNRIICPSDEESNRLECWETYVGQQLYKLILTDFAIQFIMTFFINLPRAFIARHARSRCLRIIGSQEFYLPKHVLDIVYIQSIIWMGSFFCPFLPIIGTIFCFLIFYIKKFACLVNCTPSPIVHKASKSKSLFMSVLLLGFVISIVPVAYSIAEIVPSWSCGPFRGYNTVWDYVIETFEGFPEFVRGFIFILGTSTFSVPAFAILLFFLYYYWAVASANRHMVEVLKNQLVLEGHDKQFLLNRLSAFIRQHQKRCERRNRASFADDDSSIQQSSR, from the exons ATGTCCGGAGGCAAAGGCAAGCGGTCAAAACGCCATGAGGGCTGGGAGGAGGCAGGCGGAGAGTTTTATCAGGAGCTCTACCCGGGGGGAGAACAGGAACTGTTCGAGAACTTGCAGCGAGCGGACACCACTAAGCTGGCAACGCTGCTGCCATCGAAGCAGGCAAGGAATA CGACTACGGTGAAGCGAGTACGATCACAGAATGAGAGGCGACAGTCTACATTCGCGAGAACTACACAAAGTCGAGACATACACCTGTCTATGCTTCCCGATCTATCTG AAAATCTATCAAATGAGGAACGAACATGGGAGGAGATAATGCAGATCAAGGCCATGCCTGTGCCGATGCATCAGAAGCTGGAGCTCAAAGCACGATTACAG AACGCAACAAAACTACGCCTGCAAGGCTTCGAGCAGTTACAATggaaacaaagaaaaatatggCACCGATTCAGAATACGATTGGGCGAAATTATGGGAAAATTGGAGTTATGGCAATCAGCGTTACGGGAAATTGAAGGGAAATTCGGAACTGGGGTCGTTGCTTACTTCCTCTTTCTGAGATGGATGCTCCTCCTGAATTTCGCCATATCCATATTCGTTGTCCTATTCCTGATCCTCCCTAATGTGTTGCTAGTCGAAAGAGTTGAAGAGTGCACCGATTTCCTCGAAAATTCCACCATTTGTTGCTCGCAGACGTATTTCGAGCGAAATTTGACGGATAACAACATCGCCTTGGATTTCATTCAAGGCACTGGATGGATGGAGAAAACTATATTATTCTACGGTGTATACAGCAATCAGATATATGAGTATCATTTAAAGGGTCTCTTCAGTAAAGAGATGTATTATAATATGCCGATGGCATACATTTTAGTACCCATTTCTTGGGCACTGTTTTCCTTGATTGCAATAGTGAAGTCCTCGGCGAGAGGTTTCAAGGAAAAGCTTGTTGAAAGCGAAGGACAGTTCTATAAATACTGCAATTTGGTCTTCGGTGGGTGGGACTTCTGCATCCACAATGATAAGTCAGCTAAAATCAAGCACAAGGCATTATATAATGAGGTAAAAGGATGTCTGGAAGAAGAGAAATATAAGGAAGAAAAGCAGCAACGATCTAGAGAGGGGGCAATATTTTTGCAGATCAAAAGAATTTTTATCAACCTGTTGGTCTTAATAATACTGATTGCATCTGGTATACTCATATACATAACATACAATTACTCCATGGATCAACTCAACAACGAATTCAACGTGAATCGAACTGAGGAATTCCTTTACAAAGACGACAAGTTATCCTTTACGCAGCTGCAAAATACTCTCTTGGAATTTCTGCCATTTCTGAGCATTGTCGGCTTGAATCTTGTGATCCCTGAAGTCTTTGGGTATATGATCAGATTCGAGAATTACACCCCAGCGAATGCGATAATTATCAGTCTTCTACGAACAGTTTTGCTCCGACTTTCGTCCTTAGCAGTTCTCTTGAGTCAGATGTATATCCAGATTACTTCTCCAAACCGTATCATATGTCCTTCAGATGAGGAGTCCAACAGACTTGAATGCTGGGAGACCTACGTTGGTCAACAGCTCTACAAGTTGATTTTAACGGATTTCGCAATACAATTCATCATGACATTCTTCATAAACCTCCCTAGAGCGTTCATTGCGAGGCACGCTAGAAGCCGTTGCTTGAGAATAATCGGATCCCAAGAGTTTTACCTGCCCAAACACGTATTGGACATCGTTTACATCCAGTCTATCATATGGATGGGTTCATTCTTTTGCCCATTCCTGCCAATCATTGGCACAATTTTCTGCTTCCTCATCTTCTATATCAAGAAGTTCGCTTGTCTAGTCAACTGCACGCCATCGCCAATAGTCCACAAAGCGTCCAAATCCAAGTCCCTATTCATGTCAGTGCTTCTCCTTGGATTCGTGATATCCATTGTCCCTGTAGCTTATTCCATCGCTGAAATCGTTCCCTCCTGGAGTTGTGGACCTTTCAGAGGTTATAACACAGTTTGGGACTATGTTATAGAAACTTTCGAGGGATTCCCCGAATTCGTGCGAGGTTTTATCTTCATTCTTGGCACGTCAACGTTTTCGGTCCCAGCGTTTGCTATACTCCTCTTCTTCTTGTACTATTATTGGGCCGTGGCTTCGGCAAATCGCCACATGGTTGAAGTTTTGAAGAATCAGTTGGTTCTGGAGGGCCATGATAAGCAATTTTTGCTGAATCGCCTCAGCGCATTCATTCGTCAACACCAGAAGAGATGCGAAAGAAGAAACAGAGCTAGCTTTGCCGACGACGATTCCTCTATTCAACAGAGCTCTAGATAA